Proteins from a single region of bacterium:
- a CDS encoding 4-hydroxybutyrate CoA-transferase, which produces MSQTPTKTHEPGANNDKPPVHKGHQPEPIAIPAEKLAAAMDAVKCIRSGDTVFVGSGCAVPTLLLEAMTARAPELYHVQVVHILIFGPAPHLAPGMEMHFRHNALFTGHNARTAVNEGRADYTPIFLGEIPKLIESGQMPIDVVLMQVTPPDRHGFCSLGIDCAATLSAARVAKYVIGLINPRMPRVYGENFLHISRFHRTVEYETDLHELPKEPISDLNAKIGQYVADLIPDGACLQLGIGGIPDAVLASLRGKKNLGMHTEMFSDGAVELVQEGIINCRAKNYHKDKMVASFVLGNQKLYDFVRENPLCEFRPVDHTNDPFVIARNDNMIGVNSALSVDITGQVNSDSIGHSIYSGFGGQVDFIRGAARSKGGKPIIALPSSTKSDTISKIVFELAPGAGIVTTRGDVHYIVTEWGVAYLHGKSIRERALELINIAHPKFRDELRHQAKKVRLI; this is translated from the coding sequence ATGTCGCAAACTCCCACAAAAACCCACGAACCCGGCGCAAATAACGATAAACCACCGGTTCACAAGGGCCATCAGCCCGAGCCAATCGCCATTCCCGCGGAAAAACTGGCCGCCGCCATGGATGCGGTCAAGTGTATCCGTTCGGGCGACACGGTGTTCGTCGGCTCCGGTTGCGCGGTACCCACGTTGCTGCTCGAAGCCATGACTGCCCGCGCTCCCGAACTCTACCACGTTCAGGTCGTGCACATCCTGATCTTCGGACCCGCGCCGCACCTTGCGCCGGGAATGGAGATGCACTTCCGTCACAATGCGTTGTTCACCGGACATAATGCCCGCACGGCGGTGAACGAGGGTCGCGCCGACTATACGCCGATTTTCTTAGGGGAGATTCCCAAGCTCATCGAGAGCGGGCAGATGCCGATTGACGTGGTGCTGATGCAGGTAACACCGCCCGACCGCCACGGCTTTTGCAGTCTCGGCATTGATTGCGCCGCCACGCTCTCGGCCGCCCGCGTGGCCAAGTACGTGATTGGTCTCATCAATCCCCGAATGCCGCGCGTGTACGGCGAGAACTTCCTTCATATCTCGCGCTTCCATCGCACGGTGGAATATGAAACGGATCTGCACGAGCTTCCGAAAGAGCCGATCAGCGACCTGAACGCCAAGATCGGCCAATATGTTGCCGATCTGATTCCCGACGGTGCGTGTTTGCAACTCGGTATCGGCGGGATTCCCGACGCCGTTCTGGCCAGCCTTCGCGGCAAGAAAAACCTCGGCATGCATACCGAGATGTTCTCCGACGGAGCCGTGGAACTGGTTCAGGAGGGAATCATCAACTGCCGGGCCAAGAATTACCACAAGGACAAGATGGTCGCCTCGTTCGTGCTTGGCAACCAGAAGCTCTACGATTTCGTGCGCGAGAATCCGCTCTGCGAATTCCGGCCGGTGGACCATACCAACGACCCGTTTGTCATTGCCCGCAACGACAATATGATCGGCGTCAACAGCGCGTTGTCGGTGGACATCACCGGTCAGGTTAATTCCGATTCCATCGGGCACTCGATCTACAGCGGATTTGGTGGACAGGTGGACTTCATTCGCGGCGCGGCCCGCTCCAAGGGCGGCAAGCCGATCATCGCCCTGCCCTCGTCCACCAAAAGCGACACGATTTCCAAGATCGTCTTCGAGCTGGCTCCCGGTGCCGGCATCGTCACCACCCGGGGTGACGTCCACTACATCGTCACGGAGTGGGGCGTGGCCTACCTGCACGGTAAAAGCATCCGCGAACGCGCCCTCGAACTCATCAACATCGCTCATCCCAAGTTCCGCGATGAGCTCCGTCATCAGGCCAAGAAGGTAAGGCTGATATAG
- a CDS encoding tetratricopeptide repeat protein: MCRKFIVLLVCLGAIVLSSGAQTVADLDEALQLSKALLATKADSAVCHRVALSIQHLCDTTPSAPQVPEALLLAAKLESKCRRTSDAVSLTQRIITQYTASTSAQEAFDFAWNILTDYGKTPLAGAKLATTMATALRPAAASRPYYRRAFDAYQQNDWWRSAADVGEEYLTYGFRTAPDAEFALLLSEAALKAGDTKLAERALNEFIAVFPDLPQVVLARARLGQAAEAAGRQDQAVENYSRAWSLYQKHRKKGEYNQPLIAHAAAQSLWTLQSAEKRSFESQTAPDLPVTKTALRQADQLDQAYLDVAITDPGMADQAFVAIGDLRVRLGDALLAEGFRSALASSELARTTPYDKAVPEYIRAVAAYTQAWERASLEPDDPQSEQIVRHASQSAFETAVGQGDALIAWSLELLKRAPQRRPGNDGVEPRFHLVVNNVAPLVIRGSEVKIRAFGMTDRMPVMAFAERTRPSLDTPLRAVVGELATLCTEETRSVASQSAQIARSHAMGYEGVSRTSILQSLETDFASLTRLTTEAVPAFGNLYAAATNPVVPEETRPYWDSVLVVFHSQYASLCRTMSSDLATALTKLKGSDETAAQFRNRLARLQAKATSEEFAGLVRWYDWVHDNDVEHPLNQTMAGRLAELDPLNYGSPYELPAASRKR; the protein is encoded by the coding sequence ATGTGTCGCAAATTCATAGTGTTGCTGGTCTGCCTTGGGGCGATAGTGCTATCCTCGGGGGCGCAGACGGTTGCCGATCTGGACGAAGCTCTCCAGCTTTCCAAAGCCCTGCTGGCCACCAAAGCCGACAGCGCAGTCTGTCACCGGGTCGCGCTCTCGATTCAACACCTCTGCGACACCACGCCGTCCGCGCCGCAAGTGCCCGAGGCTTTGCTCCTGGCTGCGAAACTGGAATCGAAGTGTCGTCGTACGAGCGATGCCGTGAGCCTCACCCAGCGGATTATCACCCAGTATACCGCGTCCACTTCCGCCCAGGAAGCGTTCGATTTCGCGTGGAACATTCTCACCGATTACGGCAAGACTCCGCTCGCCGGAGCCAAACTCGCCACGACCATGGCCACCGCACTCCGGCCCGCCGCCGCGTCGCGGCCCTACTACCGTCGGGCGTTCGACGCCTACCAGCAGAATGACTGGTGGCGCAGCGCCGCCGACGTGGGGGAGGAGTACCTGACGTATGGCTTCCGCACGGCTCCCGACGCGGAATTCGCCCTGCTGCTTTCCGAAGCCGCGCTGAAGGCCGGAGACACGAAGCTCGCCGAACGCGCGCTGAATGAATTCATTGCCGTCTTCCCCGACTTGCCGCAAGTGGTTCTGGCCCGCGCGCGACTCGGACAGGCGGCGGAAGCGGCCGGCCGGCAAGATCAGGCCGTCGAGAACTACTCCCGCGCCTGGTCTCTCTATCAGAAACACCGCAAGAAAGGCGAGTACAATCAGCCGCTAATCGCTCACGCGGCTGCGCAATCCCTCTGGACTCTCCAGTCGGCCGAAAAACGTTCTTTTGAGAGTCAGACCGCGCCCGATCTGCCTGTTACCAAGACTGCGCTCCGTCAGGCCGATCAACTCGATCAGGCCTATCTGGACGTGGCCATCACCGATCCCGGCATGGCCGATCAAGCGTTTGTGGCGATCGGCGATCTCCGCGTGCGGCTCGGAGATGCGTTGCTGGCCGAAGGCTTCCGCTCGGCGCTTGCGTCCTCCGAACTCGCTCGAACGACTCCCTACGATAAGGCCGTGCCCGAATACATTCGCGCAGTGGCCGCCTATACTCAGGCATGGGAAAGAGCCTCTCTCGAACCCGACGATCCGCAATCCGAGCAGATTGTCCGGCACGCTTCGCAGTCCGCTTTCGAGACCGCTGTCGGACAGGGCGATGCGCTGATCGCGTGGTCACTCGAACTTCTCAAGCGTGCCCCGCAGCGGAGGCCGGGCAACGACGGCGTGGAACCCCGCTTCCATTTGGTCGTGAATAACGTCGCCCCCCTCGTTATCAGAGGTTCGGAAGTCAAGATTCGGGCATTCGGCATGACCGACCGGATGCCGGTGATGGCTTTCGCCGAGCGGACCCGGCCCAGCCTTGATACTCCGCTCCGCGCGGTGGTTGGCGAGCTGGCAACGCTCTGCACGGAAGAGACGCGCTCGGTGGCGTCCCAGTCCGCGCAGATCGCCCGCTCCCACGCGATGGGATACGAGGGCGTGTCCCGCACCAGCATTCTGCAATCCCTGGAAACGGACTTCGCAAGCCTGACCCGCCTGACCACCGAGGCTGTCCCGGCCTTCGGAAATCTCTATGCGGCGGCCACCAATCCGGTTGTTCCCGAGGAAACCCGCCCCTACTGGGACAGCGTCCTCGTAGTTTTCCACTCGCAGTACGCCAGCCTATGTCGAACCATGTCCTCCGACCTTGCCACGGCTCTGACCAAACTGAAGGGCAGCGATGAAACCGCCGCGCAGTTCCGGAATCGTTTGGCTCGTCTGCAGGCGAAGGCGACCTCCGAGGAGTTTGCCGGACTGGTTCGCTGGTACGATTGGGTACACGACAACGACGTCGAACATCCGCTCAATCAGACCATGGCCGGACGTTTGGCCGAGCTGGATCCCCTTAACTATGGCTCACCCTACGAGCTCCCGGCCGCCAGCCGGAAGCGTTGA
- a CDS encoding sodium:solute symporter family protein, with protein MSLSDLSPLDYAAPALFALALLAVGWLRRRGGVAEEFLLAGRRLSAPAFVMSLVSAWYGGILGVSEYSYSYGLSNWFVFGLPYYLHAALFAIFLAKRARHSRLSSIPDKLAEVYGRRPAQLGAITIFLMTMPAAYLLMLGKLISWIFGWSYPVSLAVGTVFSTIYIYFGGLRSVTGANLVQFAMMYGGFAMMVIVLYSTFGGLDFLRANVPRELFSPLGGQSFSAVLVWYFIASTTLIEPLFYERVYAARSERLVLPGILVCILFWALFDFFTTTTGLYARALLPEGTDRALAFPQLALQVLPAGAFGLFFIALLATVVSTIDSYSFIAAAALGRDLLWRSGKREESQVPRFIRLSLVASTLCAFLVALAAESVVSVWHAVGSIGAPVLLVPTLAAWSSRHPFPRRLVLPAMLAAGLVALIWRLAPLLTDSGYWLGVQPIYIGLGISLAFYLPSLIRSPARARPSRP; from the coding sequence ATGTCCCTGTCTGATCTGTCTCCTCTTGACTACGCCGCGCCAGCCCTCTTCGCGCTGGCTCTTCTCGCGGTCGGCTGGCTGCGGCGTCGGGGGGGCGTAGCGGAAGAATTCCTGCTGGCCGGACGGAGACTCTCCGCTCCGGCGTTCGTCATGTCGCTGGTCAGCGCGTGGTACGGCGGAATTCTCGGCGTCAGCGAATACTCCTACAGCTACGGCCTTTCCAATTGGTTCGTCTTCGGTCTGCCGTACTATTTGCACGCCGCGCTGTTCGCGATCTTTCTGGCCAAGCGCGCGCGGCACTCGCGACTCTCCTCGATTCCCGACAAACTTGCCGAAGTCTACGGCCGTCGTCCGGCGCAGCTGGGCGCAATCACCATTTTTCTGATGACCATGCCGGCCGCGTATCTGTTGATGCTCGGCAAGCTCATCTCGTGGATATTCGGCTGGTCGTATCCGGTCTCGCTGGCGGTGGGAACCGTGTTCAGCACCATCTACATCTATTTCGGCGGACTGCGCAGCGTGACGGGAGCGAATCTCGTACAGTTCGCGATGATGTACGGCGGCTTCGCGATGATGGTGATCGTGCTCTACTCCACGTTCGGCGGTCTCGATTTCTTGCGCGCCAACGTTCCGCGTGAACTGTTCTCGCCGCTCGGCGGGCAGAGTTTTTCAGCCGTACTCGTCTGGTACTTCATTGCCTCGACCACCCTCATCGAACCGCTGTTCTACGAGCGGGTGTACGCGGCGCGTTCGGAGCGGCTGGTCCTGCCGGGGATTTTGGTGTGCATACTGTTCTGGGCGCTCTTTGATTTTTTCACCACCACCACCGGCCTTTATGCACGGGCGCTCCTGCCTGAAGGAACGGATCGCGCACTGGCCTTCCCGCAACTCGCGTTGCAGGTGCTTCCCGCCGGAGCGTTCGGGCTGTTCTTCATCGCGCTGCTTGCCACCGTAGTGTCTACGATAGACAGCTACAGCTTCATCGCGGCGGCGGCCTTGGGCCGCGATCTTCTCTGGCGGAGCGGGAAACGGGAGGAATCGCAGGTCCCGCGCTTCATTCGCCTTTCGCTCGTAGCCTCCACACTCTGCGCTTTTCTCGTTGCGCTGGCCGCCGAGTCGGTGGTCAGCGTGTGGCACGCGGTGGGTTCGATTGGCGCGCCGGTTCTTCTCGTACCCACGCTGGCCGCGTGGTCGAGTCGCCATCCTTTTCCGAGGCGGCTGGTCCTGCCCGCCATGCTCGCGGCTGGACTGGTTGCGCTTATCTGGCGGCTGGCACCCCTTCTGACGGATTCCGGGTATTGGCTGGGTGTTCAGCCAATTTACATAGGTCTTGGCATTTCCCTCGCATTCTATCTGCCTTCCCTGATCCGCTCCCCGGCCCGCGCGCGGCCGTCTCGTCCCTGA